A part of Myxococcus landrumus genomic DNA contains:
- a CDS encoding class I SAM-dependent rRNA methyltransferase yields the protein MNVVKLELARGLGRHLRAGHPWVFRKALEHVPRIPAGSVVDLTENGKFVARGYYDPHSAIAVRVLTRDPRDTVDSNFIARRVKRALAERQSLLDLTDTDSYRLIHGEGDGLPGVVVDLYAGWAVLKLYSAGLTPYRPLIVEALKAGVPGLKGIVGRDELARDDVEEDEGRGSGRMLYGPEAPEQIAIRERGATFMVDVWKGQKTGFFLDQRENRHLIRRLGKGRDVLNCFSFSGGFSVNAALGGANSVFSVDLDPEAIALARENFTRNGLPAEKHDFLAADVFKVIQSFKEEGRTFDLLILDPPAFAKSQRAVQAAIDGYASLNRQALAILRPGGLLATASCSARVSPDDFMGAVREAGFKAGVDLALVEERYQPPDHPVRLQFPEGKYLKFYVLQAV from the coding sequence ATTCCCGCCGGCAGCGTGGTGGACCTGACGGAGAACGGGAAGTTCGTCGCGCGGGGGTACTACGACCCGCACTCGGCCATCGCGGTGCGCGTGCTGACGCGCGACCCGCGGGACACCGTGGACTCGAACTTCATCGCGCGCAGGGTCAAGCGGGCCCTGGCCGAGCGCCAGTCCCTCCTCGACCTGACCGACACGGACAGCTACCGCCTGATTCATGGCGAGGGCGACGGGCTTCCGGGCGTGGTGGTGGACCTCTACGCGGGCTGGGCGGTGCTCAAGCTGTACTCGGCGGGGCTCACGCCCTACCGGCCCCTCATCGTCGAGGCGCTGAAGGCCGGAGTGCCAGGCCTCAAGGGCATCGTCGGCCGTGACGAGCTGGCGCGCGACGACGTGGAAGAGGACGAGGGCCGTGGCTCGGGGCGCATGTTGTACGGGCCCGAGGCGCCCGAGCAGATCGCCATCCGTGAGCGCGGCGCCACGTTCATGGTGGACGTGTGGAAGGGGCAGAAGACCGGCTTCTTCCTGGACCAGCGTGAGAACCGTCACCTCATCCGGCGCTTGGGCAAGGGCCGGGACGTTCTCAACTGCTTCAGCTTCAGCGGTGGCTTCTCCGTGAACGCGGCGCTGGGTGGCGCGAACAGCGTGTTCTCCGTGGACCTGGACCCGGAGGCCATCGCCCTGGCGCGAGAGAACTTCACGCGCAATGGGCTGCCGGCGGAGAAGCACGACTTCCTCGCGGCGGACGTGTTCAAGGTCATCCAGTCGTTCAAGGAAGAGGGGCGCACCTTCGACCTGCTCATCCTGGACCCGCCGGCCTTCGCGAAGAGCCAGCGCGCGGTGCAGGCGGCCATCGACGGGTATGCGTCGCTCAACCGGCAGGCGCTGGCGATTCTCCGTCCGGGAGGGCTCCTGGCGACGGCGTCGTGTTCGGCGCGCGTGAGCCCGGACGACTTCATGGGCGCGGTGCGCGAGGCCGGCTTCAAGGCGGGGGTCGACCTGGCGCTCGTCGAGGAGCGCTACCAGCCGCCAGACCACCCGGTGCGGCTCCAGTTCCCCGAGGGCAAGTACCTCAAGTTCTACGTGCTCCAGGCGGTGTAG
- a CDS encoding serine aminopeptidase domain-containing protein, which yields MVQKGQFLERSTLIPVGTEVMEGTAHRGKRKPPLLILPPRPDEGGGMDHVIAAELAWAAASAGFPTLRFNHRGVGASQGTRGQGEALLEDAEAAMRVLLENADTNAVAVASLQGGAQVALALQARFPAVGGLCLVAPADVEVSALGRVTCSLLVVQGEEDKRLPRAAVSSAVARAGGEFEVIDDAGATFQRNLPQVGRVVSHWLQRLSGG from the coding sequence ATGGTGCAGAAAGGTCAGTTCCTCGAGCGCTCCACCCTGATTCCGGTGGGGACGGAGGTGATGGAGGGCACAGCGCATCGCGGCAAGCGCAAGCCTCCGCTGTTGATCCTCCCGCCGAGACCCGATGAGGGCGGGGGCATGGATCACGTCATCGCCGCGGAGCTCGCGTGGGCGGCGGCCAGCGCCGGGTTCCCCACGCTGCGCTTCAACCACCGTGGGGTGGGCGCGAGTCAGGGGACTCGGGGGCAGGGCGAGGCCCTCCTCGAGGACGCCGAGGCGGCCATGCGGGTGCTGTTGGAGAACGCGGACACGAACGCCGTCGCGGTCGCATCGCTTCAGGGGGGCGCCCAGGTGGCCCTGGCGCTCCAGGCGCGCTTCCCCGCGGTCGGGGGCTTGTGTCTGGTGGCGCCGGCGGACGTGGAGGTCTCGGCGCTGGGTCGGGTGACGTGTTCGTTGCTGGTGGTGCAGGGGGAGGAGGACAAGCGGCTGCCTCGGGCGGCGGTGTCGTCCGCGGTGGCCCGGGCGGGAGGCGAGTTCGAGGTCATCGACGACGCCGGGGCGACGTTCCAGCGCAACCTGCCCCAGGTGGGGCGGGTGGTATCCCACTGGCTCCAGCGGCTCTCCGGCGGTTGA
- a CDS encoding S8 family serine peptidase: protein MRMVRWTLGGAALALAVTAGLACKSAESEAAASPPPASLEAVDAVPHAIVVDFKDGTTPAEFDAWESDWGVDLELNSVESADEALTVAVGVDDVEGVLAKIRQHPSVESAEPLMEVRASFTPNDPSYTRQWNLRMIDMPKAWERGRGKGVVVAVLDTGIAYEDHEDFKQVPDLQGVKFVPGYDFVNDDEHANDDHGHGTHVAGTIAQATNNGEGVAGVAFEATLMPVKVLNHFGGGNTADIADAIRFAADKGANVINLSLGGGGYSQVMASAVEYARKKGVTVVAAAGNGGRAQVEFPAAYPGAVAVSAVGPDGALAPYSSYGKELDIAAPGGDKRRGDEGGILQNTIDPRDPSRAVYASYQGTSMATPHVAAVAAMLYGAGAKTPDEVEKALYAGAAKVADQAWTEQYGHGLLNAEASLASLGGGMSRWPPLYWALALLAFVLLTLRGRERPGYLNALLRPAFLVPLVLSTVGVYFVRVWFAGTDGVAGQVTQMISLPIPDWERIIFGRGAVNPLFYSALIPIIVSLPAIGWKGLRPAVGGLALGFAGFLAYSAWAGAPALSWMPFAFLAKPWLGINTVICLVVARAMLKKDEAAP from the coding sequence ATGCGGATGGTGCGATGGACCCTGGGTGGAGCCGCGTTGGCCCTGGCCGTGACGGCGGGCCTCGCGTGCAAGTCCGCCGAAAGCGAAGCCGCCGCCTCACCGCCGCCCGCCTCGTTGGAGGCCGTGGACGCGGTTCCCCACGCCATCGTCGTGGACTTCAAGGACGGCACCACGCCGGCGGAGTTCGATGCGTGGGAGTCGGACTGGGGCGTGGACCTGGAGCTCAACTCCGTGGAGAGCGCCGACGAGGCCCTCACCGTCGCGGTGGGCGTGGACGACGTGGAGGGCGTGCTCGCGAAGATTCGCCAGCACCCGAGCGTCGAGTCCGCCGAGCCGCTCATGGAGGTCCGCGCCAGCTTCACGCCGAATGATCCCAGCTACACGCGGCAGTGGAACCTGCGGATGATCGACATGCCGAAGGCCTGGGAGCGCGGCCGGGGCAAGGGCGTGGTGGTGGCGGTGCTGGACACGGGCATCGCCTACGAGGACCACGAGGACTTCAAGCAGGTGCCGGACCTGCAGGGCGTGAAGTTCGTTCCGGGCTACGACTTCGTGAACGACGACGAGCACGCCAACGACGACCACGGGCACGGCACGCACGTGGCGGGCACCATCGCCCAGGCCACCAACAACGGCGAGGGCGTGGCGGGCGTGGCCTTCGAGGCGACGCTGATGCCGGTGAAGGTGCTCAACCACTTTGGCGGCGGGAACACGGCGGACATCGCGGATGCCATCCGCTTCGCGGCGGACAAGGGCGCCAACGTCATCAACCTGTCGCTGGGTGGTGGTGGCTACTCGCAGGTGATGGCCAGCGCGGTGGAGTACGCGCGCAAGAAGGGCGTCACCGTGGTGGCCGCTGCGGGCAACGGTGGGCGGGCGCAGGTGGAGTTCCCCGCGGCCTATCCGGGCGCGGTGGCGGTGTCGGCGGTGGGCCCGGATGGCGCGCTGGCGCCGTATTCGTCCTACGGCAAGGAGTTGGATATCGCCGCGCCCGGTGGTGACAAGCGTCGAGGCGACGAGGGCGGCATCCTCCAGAACACCATCGACCCGAGAGACCCGTCGCGCGCCGTCTACGCCTCGTACCAAGGCACCAGCATGGCCACGCCGCACGTGGCCGCGGTCGCCGCGATGCTGTACGGCGCGGGCGCGAAGACTCCGGATGAGGTGGAGAAGGCGCTCTATGCTGGGGCCGCGAAGGTGGCGGACCAGGCGTGGACCGAGCAGTACGGCCACGGTCTGCTCAACGCGGAGGCCTCGCTCGCGTCCTTGGGCGGAGGCATGTCGCGCTGGCCGCCCTTGTACTGGGCGCTGGCCCTGCTGGCCTTCGTGCTCCTGACGCTGCGAGGCCGTGAGCGCCCGGGCTACCTCAACGCGCTCTTGCGCCCGGCCTTCCTCGTGCCGTTGGTCCTGTCCACGGTGGGCGTGTACTTCGTCCGCGTGTGGTTCGCGGGCACGGACGGTGTCGCGGGGCAGGTGACGCAGATGATCTCGCTGCCCATCCCGGATTGGGAGCGCATCATCTTCGGGCGGGGCGCGGTGAACCCGCTGTTCTACAGCGCGCTCATCCCCATCATCGTGTCGCTGCCGGCCATCGGCTGGAAGGGCCTGCGGCCCGCGGTGGGCGGCCTGGCGCTGGGCTTCGCGGGCTTCCTGGCGTACTCGGCCTGGGCGGGTGCACCCGCGCTGTCGTGGATGCCGTTCGCGTTCCTCGCGAAGCCCTGGCTGGGCATCAACACCGTCATCTGCCTCGTGGTGGCTCGCGCCATGCTCAAGAAGGACGAGGCCGCGCCGTGA
- a CDS encoding DUF5818 domain-containing protein: MKLSGRVVFRDVETGVWVLEGDDGKTYQLAGGDRKIKKDGQRIEAEGRVDNDMLTTAMVGPVFHVSSYRFV; encoded by the coding sequence GTGAAGCTCTCCGGGCGCGTGGTCTTCCGCGACGTCGAGACGGGCGTCTGGGTGCTGGAAGGGGACGACGGCAAGACGTACCAGCTCGCGGGTGGCGACCGGAAGATCAAGAAGGACGGCCAGCGCATCGAGGCCGAGGGCCGCGTGGACAACGACATGCTCACCACCGCGATGGTGGGCCCTGTCTTCCACGTGAGCTCGTACCGCTTCGTGTGA
- a CDS encoding type II CAAX endopeptidase family protein: protein MEDSAPTGPSESPPVGPPEPRSPRGLALGGAALALVLFILVGGSVQFLNAAFGIWFTEIFIFMALAWLLPRVGGWKPARYTGFTPVPLASTGFGFLLGVANFFALVVPIQFVAQKLAPEWLKEMVDGARLFEQQTPLELAIILTGVTVAAPICEELFFRGIFQKGITPAPPASPTRALVVSAVVFSAFHLDPVGFTARVELGLLFGWLYLRTGSLWPGIGAHAANNLVSSMLFLAAKAVGSEADDADTSIQAVAGLAGLGWLGLMGLLAFARSRPAVWGPRPVHGDEGVRETRPVPSLATLLLPWVAVATLSLVLLVVVDRRGLALKFYDAANPLAPLKKDAAPGLQAERKALDSLRDEARRGDIPLEAYHEERLRQAREHSRADPRPTP, encoded by the coding sequence TTGGAAGATTCAGCGCCGACAGGACCCTCCGAGTCTCCTCCCGTGGGTCCTCCGGAGCCCCGGAGTCCACGTGGGCTCGCGCTGGGTGGGGCCGCACTGGCGCTGGTGTTGTTCATCCTGGTGGGGGGCTCGGTCCAGTTCCTCAACGCGGCCTTCGGCATCTGGTTCACTGAGATCTTCATCTTCATGGCCCTGGCCTGGTTGCTGCCGCGCGTGGGCGGGTGGAAACCCGCGCGCTACACGGGGTTCACTCCCGTGCCCCTGGCGAGCACGGGCTTTGGCTTCCTGCTGGGCGTGGCCAACTTCTTCGCCCTCGTGGTCCCCATCCAGTTCGTCGCGCAGAAGCTCGCGCCGGAGTGGCTGAAGGAGATGGTCGATGGGGCCCGCCTCTTCGAACAGCAGACGCCCCTGGAGCTGGCCATCATCCTCACGGGTGTGACGGTCGCGGCCCCCATCTGCGAGGAACTGTTCTTCCGAGGCATCTTCCAGAAGGGCATCACCCCTGCCCCGCCCGCGTCCCCCACCCGGGCGCTCGTGGTGTCCGCGGTGGTGTTCAGCGCCTTCCACCTGGACCCGGTGGGCTTCACCGCGCGCGTCGAGCTGGGCCTGCTGTTCGGTTGGCTCTACCTGCGCACCGGCTCGCTGTGGCCCGGCATCGGCGCTCACGCGGCCAACAACCTGGTGTCCTCCATGCTGTTCCTGGCCGCCAAGGCCGTCGGCTCCGAGGCGGATGACGCGGACACCAGCATCCAGGCGGTAGCAGGACTGGCGGGGCTCGGGTGGTTGGGCTTGATGGGGCTGCTCGCCTTCGCACGCAGCCGGCCCGCGGTGTGGGGCCCGAGGCCTGTCCACGGCGACGAGGGTGTCCGGGAGACCCGGCCCGTGCCCTCACTCGCAACCCTGTTGCTGCCCTGGGTGGCCGTGGCGACGCTCTCCCTGGTCCTGTTGGTCGTCGTGGACCGCCGAGGCCTCGCGCTCAAGTTCTACGACGCGGCCAACCCGCTGGCGCCGCTCAAGAAGGATGCGGCGCCCGGGCTGCAAGCGGAGCGAAAGGCCCTGGACTCACTTCGCGACGAGGCCCGGCGCGGCGACATCCCCCTGGAGGCGTACCACGAGGAGCGACTGCGCCAGGCCCGCGAACACTCGCGCGCGGACCCTCGCCCCACCCCGTGA
- a CDS encoding cytochrome c3 family protein → MLHRQNRHVLLALAALATLVGAGVAWAATARERSLAVYPPQHVPLRFDHAQHLEAGAECATCHDAARASTSPKDRNLPGHEECGTCHDIEEGRKGKPTAPPSSCNTCHPGFDATVRKEPAKLSMPAANLHFSHQQHVEKKVECSVCHGEMKDVKLATRNQLPKMSTCFKCHDGSAASNTCATCHPSEPSGRLRLAFDSGLLRPMQGNPLGMDHGPRFEFNHGSRASTDRMTCLQCHSETSCQTCHDGMQKPLSIHPNDYITLHPVQARTNSPRCESCHRAQSFCVACHERSGVGMDADKSLRSRNVKVHPDYRSWVELPGPQHHGIAASRDLTSCISCHREESCMSCHSELSSRRQINPHPAGFAQSCKKLASANDRACLKCHSTESLAQKGCR, encoded by the coding sequence ATGCTTCACCGCCAGAACCGACACGTCCTGCTCGCCCTGGCCGCGCTCGCCACGCTGGTGGGCGCGGGTGTTGCCTGGGCCGCCACGGCCCGCGAGCGCAGCCTCGCCGTCTACCCGCCTCAGCATGTGCCGCTGCGCTTCGACCATGCCCAGCACCTGGAGGCGGGGGCCGAGTGCGCGACGTGTCACGACGCGGCCCGCGCCAGCACGTCCCCCAAGGACCGCAACCTCCCCGGCCACGAGGAGTGCGGCACGTGCCACGACATCGAGGAGGGCCGGAAGGGCAAGCCCACGGCCCCGCCGTCGAGCTGCAACACCTGTCACCCCGGCTTCGACGCCACGGTGCGCAAGGAGCCCGCGAAGCTGTCGATGCCCGCGGCGAACCTGCACTTCAGCCACCAGCAGCACGTGGAGAAGAAGGTGGAGTGCTCGGTGTGCCACGGCGAGATGAAGGACGTGAAGCTCGCCACGCGCAACCAGCTGCCGAAGATGTCCACGTGCTTCAAGTGCCACGATGGCAGCGCGGCCTCCAACACGTGCGCGACGTGCCATCCCTCGGAGCCCTCGGGACGGCTGCGGCTGGCCTTTGATTCGGGGCTGTTGCGGCCCATGCAGGGCAACCCGCTGGGCATGGACCACGGGCCGCGCTTCGAGTTCAACCATGGCAGCCGCGCGTCGACGGACCGGATGACGTGTCTGCAGTGCCACAGCGAGACCTCCTGCCAGACGTGCCACGACGGCATGCAGAAGCCGCTGTCCATCCACCCGAACGACTACATCACGCTGCACCCGGTGCAGGCGCGGACGAACTCTCCGCGCTGCGAGAGCTGCCACCGCGCGCAGTCCTTCTGCGTCGCGTGCCACGAGCGGTCCGGGGTGGGGATGGACGCGGACAAGTCGCTGCGCTCCCGCAACGTGAAGGTCCACCCGGACTACCGCTCGTGGGTGGAGTTGCCCGGGCCTCAGCACCACGGCATCGCGGCCTCACGTGACTTGACGAGCTGCATCTCCTGCCACCGCGAGGAGTCCTGCATGAGCTGCCACTCCGAGCTGTCCTCGCGGCGTCAAATCAATCCGCATCCCGCGGGCTTCGCGCAGTCGTGCAAGAAGCTGGCGTCGGCGAATGACCGTGCCTGCCTCAAGTGCCACTCCACGGAGAGCCTGGCGCAGAAGGGGTGCCGGTGA
- a CDS encoding Ig-like domain-containing protein, translating to MRASGLLGLAALAVTCLSACLEPGDPIYPERDSVRPRVVSTEPGSGEVLAAGAPMRITFSEAMDVRSLRPGIAVFTGRDEVPLTLTAPEVPELDANVERGDVPYIVEAVASEGSPLLPDTQYTLVLRDVLTDFEGNPLGSEVRVVFRTAR from the coding sequence ATGCGTGCCTCAGGACTGTTGGGGCTCGCGGCGCTCGCCGTGACGTGTCTCTCTGCCTGCCTGGAGCCAGGAGATCCCATCTACCCCGAGCGCGACTCGGTGCGGCCCAGGGTTGTGTCCACCGAGCCCGGCTCGGGCGAAGTCCTCGCCGCGGGCGCACCCATGCGCATCACGTTCTCCGAGGCGATGGATGTGCGGAGCCTTCGCCCGGGCATCGCCGTGTTCACGGGGCGCGATGAAGTGCCACTGACGCTGACCGCGCCAGAGGTGCCCGAGCTGGACGCGAACGTGGAGCGAGGCGATGTCCCTTACATCGTGGAGGCCGTGGCCTCGGAGGGCTCGCCGCTGTTGCCCGACACGCAGTACACGCTGGTGCTGCGCGACGTGCTCACGGACTTCGAGGGCAACCCGCTGGGCAGCGAAGTCCGGGTCGTCTTCCGCACGGCCCGGTGA
- a CDS encoding DUF6265 family protein, with amino-acid sequence MLTRSHLAALALCGAPFLACKSGPPERETPSHTCGDSIHDLGWLSGSWLQATAPNTLEEHWTHADGGTLLGVSRAVVRGKTVFYEYMRIEARADGLYYVAQPMGRPGTDFKLVRCNSSGVLFENLQNEHPKHIRYERLSPTHLSARIEGEKDGKPVAQDFHFTRM; translated from the coding sequence ATGCTCACCCGCTCCCATCTGGCCGCCCTCGCGCTGTGTGGCGCCCCCTTCCTCGCCTGCAAGTCCGGTCCGCCCGAGCGCGAGACGCCCTCGCACACCTGCGGCGACTCCATCCATGACCTTGGCTGGCTCTCAGGGAGCTGGCTTCAGGCCACAGCCCCCAACACGCTCGAGGAGCACTGGACGCACGCGGATGGCGGAACGCTGCTGGGCGTGAGCCGCGCCGTCGTCCGGGGGAAGACGGTGTTCTACGAGTACATGCGCATCGAGGCGCGCGCGGACGGGCTCTACTACGTCGCCCAGCCCATGGGCCGCCCTGGCACCGACTTCAAGCTGGTGCGCTGCAACAGCAGTGGCGTGCTGTTCGAGAACCTCCAGAACGAGCACCCCAAGCACATCCGCTACGAGCGCCTCTCCCCCACGCACCTCAGCGCGCGCATCGAAGGCGAGAAGGACGGCAAGCCCGTGGCGCAGGACTTCCACTTCACCCGGATGTAG
- a CDS encoding 1-acyl-sn-glycerol-3-phosphate acyltransferase yields METALSHSASQSGSLLKAEFGPMGRALGARYLESVHFPPEAEDELRNLHAKGFVVHVMRSTAWVNFLYLTWAMVRRALPPIRAVANVRPWFTRPWRQTKQSGPFQERFEYAQQQGGSALVFLRRTALLHASGKETHEDPFPALVEMARKSDRPVYLVPELFVWEKRSARLKPNWVDVLFGSPEAPGFLHSMVAFFRNYKRAQFRVGEPIDLRAFAEQNPKDSIEVLARKVRSTLHVHLARETRAVFGPPAKPPERFIDETLRDRQLRKVVDEQAAEAHRKPESVLREARRNLEAIAAKPSPTTLAFVSPVLEWVFNRIYDGMHIDEAGLHRALKAAARAPIVLCPSHKSHVDYLVMSWVLWNRGYAVPLVAAGANLSFWPLGSIFRRCGAFFLRRSFKGDKVYAAAFKAYVRKLVHDGINQEFFPEGGRSRTGKLLLPKLGMFTWQVESVLEGARDDLYFVPVAIDYEKVVESGSYSKELAGGEKKPEDLKALLSTPKVLAARYGRIHLGFDEPISLREFMKERGLNPEEDLTDEQKKGLVRALGNRVMYGISKVSTVTPHALVSTTLLAHRRRGLTQREMADRISILRRIAQEDGAPQSRELGNAPSNPETMGPIQDAMRTFIGDEMVRTQEARGDVIYQVEDVRRPEMSFYKNTLMNLVAARSLVANAMLAAGTSASYDAVKARALFLSRLFKVEFIYRVNTTFDTIFAETVERLVRMGLVLHEGDMLRVAPEPHAQPDLEFLADLLRDYLESYLLAAMTLNDVAAGTAEDRKAFIRLSLETGRAEYHAGRITAAESLAKVTLENAVTYLLDQKFLVEEDKKLKLGPQATDAAARGNLTDSIREYLQR; encoded by the coding sequence TTGGAAACCGCGTTGTCGCATTCCGCAAGTCAGAGTGGGTCCTTGCTGAAGGCCGAGTTCGGCCCGATGGGCCGAGCCTTGGGTGCGCGCTACCTCGAGAGCGTCCACTTTCCACCCGAGGCCGAGGACGAGCTGCGCAACCTGCACGCCAAGGGGTTCGTGGTGCATGTCATGCGCTCCACGGCGTGGGTGAACTTCCTCTATCTGACGTGGGCGATGGTGCGGCGGGCGCTGCCCCCCATTCGAGCCGTGGCGAACGTGCGCCCCTGGTTCACTCGGCCCTGGCGGCAGACGAAGCAGTCCGGGCCCTTCCAGGAGCGCTTCGAGTACGCCCAACAGCAGGGCGGCAGCGCGCTGGTCTTCCTGCGCCGCACCGCCCTGCTGCACGCCTCTGGAAAGGAGACGCACGAGGACCCCTTCCCCGCCCTCGTGGAGATGGCTCGCAAGTCGGACCGGCCCGTGTACCTGGTGCCGGAGTTGTTCGTCTGGGAGAAGCGCAGCGCGCGGCTCAAGCCCAACTGGGTCGACGTGCTGTTCGGCAGCCCCGAGGCGCCCGGCTTCCTCCACTCGATGGTGGCGTTCTTCCGCAACTACAAGCGGGCCCAGTTCCGCGTCGGAGAGCCCATCGACCTGCGGGCCTTCGCCGAGCAGAATCCGAAGGACTCCATCGAGGTGCTGGCCCGCAAGGTCCGCAGCACCCTGCACGTGCACCTGGCGCGGGAGACTCGCGCGGTGTTCGGTCCTCCGGCCAAGCCGCCCGAGCGGTTCATCGACGAGACCCTTCGCGACCGGCAGCTTCGCAAGGTCGTGGATGAGCAGGCCGCCGAGGCCCACCGCAAGCCGGAGAGCGTGCTGCGCGAGGCTCGCCGCAACCTGGAGGCCATCGCCGCGAAGCCCAGCCCGACGACGCTGGCCTTCGTCTCTCCCGTGCTGGAGTGGGTGTTCAATCGCATCTACGACGGTATGCACATCGACGAGGCGGGACTGCACCGCGCGCTCAAGGCCGCGGCGCGGGCGCCCATCGTCCTGTGCCCCAGCCACAAGAGCCACGTCGACTACCTGGTGATGAGCTGGGTGCTGTGGAATCGCGGCTACGCGGTGCCGCTGGTCGCCGCGGGTGCCAACCTCTCCTTCTGGCCCCTGGGCAGCATCTTCCGCCGCTGTGGCGCGTTCTTCCTGCGCCGCTCCTTCAAGGGCGACAAGGTCTACGCCGCCGCGTTCAAGGCCTACGTGCGCAAGCTGGTGCACGACGGCATCAACCAGGAGTTCTTCCCCGAGGGTGGCCGCTCGCGCACCGGCAAGCTGCTGCTGCCCAAGCTGGGCATGTTCACCTGGCAGGTGGAGTCCGTGCTCGAGGGCGCGCGCGATGACCTGTACTTCGTGCCCGTCGCCATCGACTACGAGAAGGTCGTCGAGTCGGGCAGCTACTCGAAGGAGCTGGCCGGCGGAGAGAAGAAGCCCGAGGACCTCAAGGCCCTCTTGAGCACGCCCAAGGTGCTCGCGGCCCGCTACGGCCGCATCCACCTGGGCTTCGATGAGCCCATCTCCCTCCGCGAGTTCATGAAGGAGCGCGGCCTCAATCCGGAGGAGGACCTCACGGATGAGCAGAAGAAGGGCCTGGTGCGCGCGCTCGGCAACCGCGTCATGTACGGCATCAGCAAGGTGTCCACCGTGACGCCGCATGCGCTGGTGAGCACCACCCTGCTCGCGCACCGTCGCAGGGGCCTGACCCAGCGGGAGATGGCGGACCGCATCAGCATCCTGCGCCGCATCGCGCAGGAGGATGGCGCGCCCCAGTCGCGCGAGCTGGGCAATGCCCCCAGCAACCCCGAGACGATGGGCCCCATCCAGGACGCGATGCGCACCTTCATCGGCGACGAGATGGTGCGGACGCAGGAGGCTCGGGGCGACGTCATCTACCAGGTGGAGGATGTCCGCCGCCCGGAGATGTCCTTCTACAAGAACACGCTGATGAACCTGGTGGCCGCGCGCAGCCTCGTGGCCAACGCCATGCTGGCCGCCGGCACCTCCGCGTCCTACGACGCCGTGAAGGCCCGCGCCCTGTTCCTCTCCCGCCTGTTCAAGGTGGAGTTCATCTACCGGGTGAACACCACCTTCGACACCATCTTCGCGGAGACGGTGGAGCGGCTGGTTCGCATGGGCCTGGTGCTGCACGAGGGCGACATGCTCCGCGTCGCGCCCGAGCCCCATGCGCAGCCGGACCTCGAGTTCCTGGCCGACCTGCTGCGCGACTATCTCGAGTCGTACCTGCTCGCCGCGATGACGCTCAACGACGTGGCCGCGGGGACCGCCGAGGACCGCAAGGCCTTCATCCGGCTGTCGCTCGAGACGGGCCGCGCGGAGTACCACGCCGGACGCATCACCGCCGCCGAGTCGCTCGCCAAGGTGACGCTGGAGAACGCGGTGACGTACCTGTTGGACCAGAAGTTCCTCGTCGAAGAGGACAAGAAGCTCAAGCTGGGTCCTCAGGCCACGGACGCGGCTGCGCGGGGGAATCTCACCGACAGCATCCGCGAGTACCTCCAGCGATAG